A genome region from Ottowia testudinis includes the following:
- a CDS encoding organic hydroperoxide resistance protein, translating to MVTPLDKVLYTAKAHSKGGRDGSARSDDGLLDVKLDPPPSMGGKGQGTNPEQLFAAGYSACFLGALKAVADKQKVKLPDDRSIDAEVDIGPTSHGFGIAVRMTVHLPGMERKQAQALVDAAHQVCPYSNATRGNIPVELTLG from the coding sequence ATGGTCACACCCCTCGACAAAGTCCTCTACACCGCCAAGGCCCACAGCAAGGGCGGCCGCGACGGCAGCGCGCGCAGCGACGACGGCCTGCTGGATGTCAAGCTGGACCCGCCGCCGTCGATGGGCGGCAAGGGCCAGGGCACGAACCCCGAGCAACTGTTTGCCGCCGGCTATTCGGCCTGCTTTCTGGGCGCGCTGAAGGCGGTGGCCGACAAGCAGAAGGTCAAGCTGCCCGACGACCGCAGCATCGACGCCGAAGTCGACATCGGCCCCACGTCCCACGGCTTCGGCATCGCCGTGCGCATGACGGTGCACCTGCCCGGCATGGAGCGCAAACAGGCGCAGGCGCTGGTCGATGCGGCGCACCAGGTGTGCCCGTACTCCAACGCCACGCGGGGCAATATTCCGGTGGAATTGACGCTGGGCTGA
- a CDS encoding MFS transporter, translating into MSQNPGALAPDTPLHATDAHGAPNQFALLKQRRFAPFFWTQFAGAANDNLFKFAFTVMVTYQLSVGWLPPAMAGLAIGALFILPFLLFSATSGQLTDKYDKTLMIRLVKDLEIAIMLLAAWAFIAANVPVLLGCVFLMGLHSTLFGPVKFAYLPQVLNERELTGGNGMVEMGTFVAILLGNVVGGLLVAMPRVGHASVAIACVVLALAGRAVAQFVPRAPATDPGLVINWNPVTETWRNLKLAHEQIAVFRSLLGISWMWFFGAVFLGNFPAFAKEVLHGNEQVASLLLVVFSVGIGIGSLLCEMLSHRHVEIGLVPLGAIGMTVFGVDLYFAASGLPPVAGGHTLTSFLAQPAHWRVMADLALLALSAGIYSVPMYALIQLRSAPTHRARIIAANNILNALFMIASSVMAGLLLKAGFSIPQVFLVVALANAVVAFYIFMLVPEYLLRFVSWVLTRLVYRFKVTGEQHIPTGGPAVLVANHVSFVDAVLLMAASPRPIRFIMDHRIFKVPVLGWLFKLARCIPIAPQKEDPAAYQRAFDQAAEVLREGDLLGIFPEGGITRDGQLQPFKGGVMKILERARADGLRVPVVPMALTNLWGSYFSRIEKEGAMVRPFRRGMFSRVGLNVGAAVLAAQVAPEALHEQVSALLARG; encoded by the coding sequence ATGAGCCAGAACCCCGGCGCCCTTGCGCCCGACACGCCCCTGCACGCCACCGATGCGCACGGCGCGCCCAACCAGTTCGCGCTGCTCAAGCAGCGCCGCTTCGCGCCCTTCTTCTGGACGCAGTTTGCCGGCGCCGCCAACGACAACCTGTTCAAGTTTGCCTTCACGGTGATGGTGACCTACCAGCTCAGCGTGGGCTGGCTGCCACCGGCCATGGCGGGGCTGGCGATTGGCGCGCTGTTCATCTTGCCGTTTCTGCTGTTCTCGGCCACCAGCGGCCAGCTGACCGACAAGTACGACAAGACGCTGATGATCCGTCTGGTCAAGGATCTGGAGATCGCCATCATGTTGCTGGCGGCGTGGGCCTTCATCGCCGCCAACGTGCCGGTGCTGCTGGGTTGCGTGTTCCTGATGGGGTTGCATTCCACCCTCTTCGGGCCGGTGAAGTTTGCCTATCTGCCGCAGGTGCTGAACGAGCGCGAATTGACCGGCGGCAACGGCATGGTCGAGATGGGCACCTTCGTCGCCATCCTGCTGGGCAACGTCGTGGGCGGGCTTCTGGTGGCGATGCCGCGGGTGGGGCACGCGTCGGTGGCCATCGCTTGCGTGGTGCTGGCGCTGGCCGGGCGCGCCGTGGCGCAGTTCGTGCCGCGCGCGCCGGCCACCGATCCGGGCTTGGTCATCAACTGGAATCCGGTGACCGAAACTTGGCGCAACCTCAAGCTCGCGCACGAGCAGATCGCGGTGTTCCGCTCACTGCTGGGCATCAGCTGGATGTGGTTTTTCGGCGCGGTGTTCCTGGGCAATTTTCCGGCCTTCGCCAAGGAGGTTCTGCATGGCAACGAGCAGGTCGCCTCGCTGCTGCTGGTGGTGTTCTCCGTCGGCATTGGCATCGGCTCGCTGCTGTGCGAGATGCTCAGCCACCGCCACGTCGAGATCGGCCTGGTGCCGCTGGGCGCCATCGGTATGACGGTGTTTGGCGTGGACTTGTACTTCGCCGCCAGCGGCCTGCCGCCGGTCGCCGGCGGACACACGCTGACCAGCTTTCTGGCCCAGCCCGCGCATTGGCGCGTGATGGCCGATCTGGCGTTGCTGGCGCTGTCGGCGGGCATTTACAGCGTGCCGATGTACGCGCTGATCCAGTTGCGCAGCGCGCCCACGCACCGCGCGCGCATCATCGCCGCCAACAACATCCTGAACGCGCTGTTCATGATCGCCAGCAGCGTGATGGCGGGGCTGTTGCTGAAGGCGGGCTTCAGCATCCCGCAGGTGTTCCTGGTGGTGGCGCTGGCCAACGCGGTGGTGGCGTTCTACATCTTCATGCTGGTGCCGGAATACTTGCTGCGTTTTGTCTCGTGGGTTCTCACCCGGCTGGTGTACCGCTTCAAGGTCACGGGCGAGCAGCACATTCCGACCGGCGGCCCCGCCGTGCTGGTGGCCAACCACGTCAGCTTTGTCGACGCCGTGCTGCTGATGGCCGCCAGCCCGCGCCCGATCCGCTTCATCATGGACCACCGCATCTTCAAGGTGCCGGTGCTGGGGTGGCTGTTCAAGTTGGCCAGGTGCATCCCGATCGCGCCGCAAAAAGAAGATCCGGCGGCCTATCAGCGCGCCTTCGACCAGGCGGCCGAGGTGCTGCGCGAGGGCGATTTGCTTGGCATCTTCCCCGAAGGGGGCATCACGCGCGACGGGCAACTGCAGCCGTTCAAGGGCGGCGTGATGAAGATCCTTGAACGCGCGCGGGCCGATGGCCTGCGGGTGCCCGTGGTGCCGATGGCGCTGACCAACCTGTGGGGCTCGTACTTCAGCCGCATCGAGAAAGAAGGCGCCATGGTGCGGCCCTTCAGACGCGGCATGTTCAGCCGGGTGGGGTTGAATGTGGGCGCGGCGGTGCTGGCCGCGCAGGTCGCGCCCGAAGCGCTGCATGAACAGGTGAGCGCGCTGCTGGCGCGCGGCTGA
- a CDS encoding potassium channel family protein gives MSSRRQRLRDRQRHIVRRGLVYSLVLACVILGFGGVGFWMLDPRIKTLSDGLWLSFTTAATVGYGDVVPSTFGSRLFAFVVVLLGLAVLSLVTASLAAIFVEREVDEEERQIERDLLRQMSGIKRDIASLRAEVLAIQTHTSTEELLRAEAGAAAIRASGEMPPPTH, from the coding sequence ATGAGCTCCCGACGCCAGCGCCTGCGCGACCGGCAGCGCCACATCGTGCGGCGCGGCCTGGTCTATTCACTGGTGCTGGCCTGCGTGATCCTGGGTTTCGGCGGTGTCGGCTTCTGGATGCTCGATCCGCGCATCAAGACCTTGAGCGATGGCCTGTGGCTGTCCTTCACCACCGCCGCCACGGTGGGCTATGGCGACGTGGTGCCGTCCACCTTCGGCTCGCGCCTGTTCGCCTTCGTGGTGGTGCTGCTGGGGCTGGCGGTACTGTCATTGGTCACGGCCTCGCTGGCGGCGATCTTCGTCGAGCGCGAGGTGGACGAGGAAGAGCGCCAGATCGAGCGCGACCTGCTGCGCCAGATGTCCGGCATCAAGCGCGACATCGCCAGCCTGCGCGCCGAGGTGCTGGCGATCCAGACGCATACCAGCACCGAAGAGCTGCTGCGCGCCGAAGCCGGTGCGGCGGCGATCCGCGCGAGCGGCGAAATGCCGCCGCCCACGCACTGA
- a CDS encoding DUF411 domain-containing protein has protein sequence MNSSHPCRRRALGAFAAAAGAALLPSAWAQKRVEPARVELWKDASCGCCGDWISHMKQHGFTVTAHDTGHHAVRARLGLAARYGSCHTALVGGYVVEGHVHADDVRRLLREKPMALGLAVPGMPVGSPGMDGPVYGGRRDKYDTLLVLRDGSSQVFRSHS, from the coding sequence ATGAATTCTTCACATCCCTGTCGCCGCCGCGCCCTGGGCGCTTTTGCCGCTGCCGCCGGGGCGGCCTTGCTGCCCTCTGCGTGGGCGCAAAAACGCGTTGAACCGGCACGCGTTGAGCTGTGGAAGGATGCCAGCTGTGGCTGCTGCGGGGATTGGATCTCGCACATGAAGCAGCACGGTTTCACGGTCACGGCGCACGACACCGGCCACCACGCGGTACGCGCTCGCCTGGGGCTTGCGGCCCGATACGGCTCGTGCCATACCGCGCTGGTGGGCGGCTATGTGGTGGAAGGCCACGTGCATGCCGACGATGTGCGGCGCCTGCTGCGTGAGAAGCCGATGGCGCTGGGTTTGGCCGTGCCGGGCATGCCGGTGGGTTCACCCGGCATGGACGGCCCGGTGTATGGCGGGCGGCGCGACAAGTACGACACGCTGCTGGTGCTGCGCGATGGCAGCAGTCAGGTGTTTCGCAGTCATTCGTAA
- a CDS encoding protein-disulfide reductase DsbD family protein has product MNSMRRLSTPLIAAFFVAASAWWTGANAQNHSQSEVVRTDQVQATLLAHAPQGVPVGLAPEAVAGQPLWVGLQITHAPQWHTYWKNAGDSGMPTELQWTLPPGVMAGDIAWPVPRKIPIGHLANYGYEGTVLLPVPLIVTPEFKPGVMADALDVKLKATWLVCRQECIPQEGEFALKIPLRSSTALHGAAFDAALKAQPIAVEGAHQVTLKDGGKRLSVRVAGLPARVRGQPLDLFPETPNVIVTAATLAPPGQPLGERDWRQQWDGDVWTADIPVSPDRAESPERMPLVLVAGGQGWRADAPVTGTWPVINPVAVVSPALEAALKANAGAAAPVLPAGTTAVPAATFALALLGALIGGLVLNLMPCVFPVLAIKVLGFTQHADDRRAHRTSGLAYTAGVVLSFLALGALMLALRAAGQQLGWGFQLQSPAVVAALTVLFTVIGLNLAGVFEFGHFLPSGLATLEARNPVANSFLTGMLAVAVASPCTAPFMGASLGLAVGLPAVQALLIFAAIGFGMALPYLAASWWPAVARLLPRPGAWMDTFKKFMAFPMFGTAVWLLWVLGQQTGIDGAGALLALLVTLALVLWALGLSGRARIVIATISIAIGAFLATTLGPNVIKTVEPAALAAEAPDARWQPWSAARVQTVLGAGQPVFVDFTAAWCVTCQYNKKTTLAHPEVLAALDAAKVQTLRADWTRRDAAITAELTRLGRSGVPVYVLQAPGQPPLVLSEILSVADVLGALKQLSLSR; this is encoded by the coding sequence ATGAACTCCATGCGCCGCTTGTCCACCCCATTGATTGCTGCGTTTTTTGTGGCTGCCAGCGCTTGGTGGACGGGCGCCAATGCCCAGAATCACTCTCAGTCCGAAGTGGTGCGCACCGACCAGGTGCAGGCCACGCTGCTGGCCCACGCGCCGCAGGGCGTGCCCGTGGGTCTGGCGCCCGAGGCCGTCGCTGGTCAGCCGTTGTGGGTCGGGCTGCAGATCACCCATGCGCCCCAGTGGCACACGTATTGGAAGAACGCCGGCGATTCCGGCATGCCGACTGAACTGCAGTGGACGCTGCCGCCCGGTGTGATGGCCGGCGACATCGCCTGGCCTGTGCCCAGGAAGATTCCCATCGGCCACTTGGCCAACTATGGCTACGAAGGCACGGTGCTGCTGCCGGTGCCACTCATCGTCACGCCCGAATTCAAGCCCGGCGTGATGGCCGATGCGCTCGACGTGAAGCTGAAGGCGACCTGGCTGGTCTGCCGGCAAGAGTGCATTCCGCAGGAGGGCGAATTTGCGCTGAAGATTCCGCTGCGCAGCTCGACGGCCCTGCACGGCGCGGCGTTTGACGCCGCGTTGAAGGCACAGCCAATCGCTGTTGAGGGCGCGCATCAGGTGACGCTGAAAGACGGCGGCAAGCGCCTGTCGGTGCGCGTGGCCGGTCTGCCCGCCCGCGTGCGTGGGCAGCCGCTGGATCTGTTTCCCGAAACGCCCAACGTCATCGTCACCGCCGCCACGCTGGCCCCGCCCGGTCAGCCGCTGGGCGAGCGCGACTGGCGCCAGCAATGGGACGGCGACGTGTGGACGGCCGACATCCCCGTCTCGCCCGACCGCGCCGAATCGCCCGAGCGCATGCCGCTGGTGCTGGTGGCGGGCGGCCAGGGCTGGCGTGCCGACGCGCCGGTGACCGGCACCTGGCCCGTCATCAACCCGGTGGCCGTGGTCTCGCCCGCACTGGAGGCGGCGTTGAAAGCCAACGCCGGCGCCGCCGCGCCGGTGCTGCCCGCGGGTACCACCGCCGTGCCCGCCGCCACCTTCGCGCTGGCGTTGCTGGGCGCGCTGATCGGCGGCCTGGTGCTCAACCTGATGCCCTGTGTGTTTCCGGTGCTGGCGATCAAGGTGCTGGGTTTCACGCAGCACGCCGACGACCGGCGCGCGCACCGCACCAGCGGCCTGGCCTACACCGCCGGTGTGGTGCTGTCGTTTCTGGCGCTGGGCGCGCTGATGCTCGCGCTGCGCGCGGCGGGGCAGCAGTTGGGCTGGGGCTTTCAGCTGCAATCGCCCGCCGTGGTGGCGGCGCTGACGGTGCTGTTCACCGTGATCGGGCTCAACCTGGCGGGCGTGTTCGAGTTCGGCCACTTTCTGCCCAGCGGTCTGGCCACGCTGGAGGCGCGCAATCCGGTGGCCAATTCGTTCCTGACCGGCATGCTGGCCGTGGCGGTGGCTTCGCCCTGCACCGCGCCCTTCATGGGTGCGTCGCTCGGGCTGGCGGTGGGGCTACCTGCGGTGCAGGCGCTATTGATCTTTGCCGCCATCGGCTTCGGGATGGCGCTGCCCTACCTGGCGGCCAGCTGGTGGCCGGCGGTGGCGCGCCTGCTGCCCAGGCCGGGCGCGTGGATGGACACGTTCAAGAAGTTCATGGCCTTCCCGATGTTCGGCACCGCCGTCTGGCTGCTGTGGGTGCTGGGCCAGCAGACAGGCATCGACGGCGCGGGCGCGCTGCTGGCGCTGCTGGTGACGCTGGCGCTGGTGCTGTGGGCGCTTGGGTTGTCGGGCCGGGCGCGGATCGTGATTGCTACTATTTCTATAGCTATAGGTGCTTTCCTGGCTACGACTCTCGGCCCGAATGTCATCAAAACCGTGGAGCCGGCCGCGCTGGCGGCCGAGGCGCCCGACGCGCGCTGGCAGCCGTGGTCGGCCGCGCGCGTGCAGACGGTACTGGGTGCCGGTCAGCCGGTGTTCGTGGACTTCACCGCCGCCTGGTGCGTGACCTGCCAGTACAACAAGAAGACCACGCTGGCCCACCCCGAGGTGCTGGCCGCGCTGGACGCCGCCAAGGTGCAAACCCTGCGCGCCGACTGGACACGGCGCGACGCCGCCATCACCGCCGAGCTGACCCGGCTGGGCCGCAGCGGCGTGCCGGTGTACGTGCTGCAAGCCCCCGGCCAGCCGCCGCTGGTGTTGAGCGAAATTCTCAGCGTCGCTGACGTGCTGGGCGCGTTGAAGCAGCTGTCGCTGTCGCGCTGA